From Andrena cerasifolii isolate SP2316 chromosome 12, iyAndCera1_principal, whole genome shotgun sequence, a single genomic window includes:
- the LOC143375371 gene encoding cilia- and flagella-associated protein 100: MADGTSRFSTARRINPKNRKGKRARRTDFFRTQYYFTKGHEHLGEARNVNEEQSPFLHPPCSLMFSYFQYWKQKKRTQEKEQRMDSSNMKLGQDLLRTLRVDVEIEALEAKKHKEPEEAIAMTDVDPEYFTELGGRPVKEKFSLREYIEDTRDIFRTRLLAGQELDDCIRIDQQFVEEQKKLDRIKYHYHRYVTGFEEFLSKDHEESMKILVQAEVESGITDDVTNKRNQLSKAFGRVRLELYHWEENWRMVKMCQRFLYRISPIAWRMEHDWIYRSESGENVSSASANDLFGRYRMADDTASLEVLIDLFEQDIAEAGPTDMYFEDPLDLVRVFRTIATQNLNALIHLESLAQPMAEMATTIETAEEQIKSRVRELTTVINELQAAIDKLEARAEELETYASTLLEGVFRDSVCSEEVLRFQVFIGETYESCVGPNDANLDSFSMMKWIEKTHEDLNMELDTLPPEVVHACEVEGFRQERKAMKDTEEAAKKFELMHRLLAALKRIMEPPVTKRRPLMSRSPPAVRRVKPIPPPPSLTDDEIQYMNFFTTFCKQEDFIAYLAQLPGDVDLSLQPRRRRATPESDEASDNEDAAPS; this comes from the exons ATGGCCGACGGGACGTCGAGATTCTCCACGGCGCGGCGTATCAACCCCAAGAACCGGAAGGGGAAGCGAGCCCGTCGAACTGACTTCTTCAG AACACAGTACTACTTCACAAAGGGCCATGAACACTTGGGCGAAGCTAGGAACGTCAACGAGGAACAATCgcccttcctccaccccccttGCTCCCTCATGTTCTCGTACTTTCAATATTGGAAACAGAAGAAACGCACGCAGGAAAAGGAGCAGAGAATGGACAGTTCTAATATGAAACTGGGGCAAGATCTTCTGCGAACGCTTCGT GTGGACGTGGAGATCGAGGCTCTGGAGGCGAAGAAGCATAAGGAGCCAGAGGAGGCCATCGCCATGACCGACGTCGATCCAGAATACTTCACGGAGCTGGGTGGCAGGCCGGTGAAGGAGAAGTTCTCCCTTCGCGAGTACATCGAGGACACCCGCGATATCTTCAGAACTCGCCTGCTAGCTGGTCAAGAACTGGACGATTGCATTCGTATAGACCAGCAATTCGTCGAGGAGCAGAAGAAATTGGATAGGATCAAG TATCATTACCATCGATACGTCACCGGTTTCGAGGAGTTCCTGTCCAAGGACCACGAAGAAAGCATGAAGATCCTCGTGCAGGCGGAGGTCGAGAGCGGGATAACCGACGACGTCACCAACAAGAGGAACCAGCTGTCGAAAGCTTTCGGCCGGGTCAGGCTAGAGCTGTACCACTGGGAAGAGAACTGGCGGATGGTGAAGATGTGCCAGAGGTTCTTGTACAGGATATCCCCTATCGCCTGGCGAATGGAGCACGACTGGATCTATCGATCTGAATCCGGGGAGAACGTCTCCTCTGCCAGCGCCAACGATTTATTCGGGCGATACAGAATGGCCGACGATACCGCGTCCCTCGAAGTCCTCATAG ATTTATTCGAGCAAGATATCGCCGAGGCAGGGCCGACGGACATGTACTTCGAGGACCCGTTAGACCTGGTGCGCGTGTTCAGGACTATAGCCACGCAGAACCTGAACGCCCTGATCCACCTGGAGTCCCTAGCGCAGCCAATGGCGGAGATGGCGACGACGATCGAGACAGCCGAGGAACAGATCAAGTCTCGAGTCCGCGAGCTGACCACCGTGATCAACGAGCTCCAA GCTGCAATCGACAAATTGGAGGCAAGGGCAGAGGAGCTGGAGACGTACGCGAGCACTCTTCTGGAAGGCGTGTTCCGGGACTCCGTGTGCTCCGAGGAGGTGCTGCGCTTCCAAGTGTTCATCGGGGAAACGTACGAGAGCTGCGTGGGGCCGAATGACGCGAACCTGGACAGCTTCTCCAtgatgaagtggatagagaagACCCACGAGGATCTTAATATGGAGCTGGACACTCTGCCTCCGGAGGTGGTGCACGCTTGCGAGGTGGAGGGCTTCAGGCAGGAGCGCAAGGCGATGAAGGATACGGAGGAAGCTGCCAAGAAG TTCGAGCTGATGCATCGGCTGCTGGCCGCCCTGAAGCGAATCATGGAGCCCCCGGTGACAAAGAGGCGACCTTTAATGTCCCGCTCGCCGCCCGCGGTTCGAAGGGTCAAGCCGATACCACCGCCCCCGTCGCTCACCGACGACGAGATACAGTATATGAACTTCTTCACCACCTTCTGCAAGCAGGAGGACTTCATCGCCTACCTTGCCCAACTCCCCGGCGACGTTGACCTGTCCCTACAGCCGAGGCGTCGTCGAGCTACTCCCGAAAGCGACGAGGCCTCTGATAACGAGGACGCGGCTCCTTCTTAG